Proteins found in one Cellulomonas palmilytica genomic segment:
- the nuoL gene encoding NADH-quinone oxidoreductase subunit L produces MHSTALAATLPALSPVVNPAGATASGGVWSFAWLVVALPLASAAVLLLLGRRSDRWGHWLGVLASGGAFVVGLLAMLEVLGQDASSRVWDLRLGTWIDAGALHLDAGLRFDPLSLTFVLLVTFVGTLIHVYSVAYMEHDTDRRRFFAYLNLFVAAMLLLVLADSFALLFVGWEGVGLASYLLIGFWNHNTPYAVAAKKAFVANRVGDVGLLVAMGLMFAHFGALDFGTVLADPAAHASEGTLTAIGLMLLLAACGKSAQFPLQSWLGDAMAGPTPVSALIHAATMVTAGVYLIVRSGAVFEAAPTAQLVVVVIGAITLLFGAIVGCAKDDIKKALAASTMSQIGYMVLAAGLGPVGYAFAIFHLVTHGFFKAGMFLGAGSVMHGMDDQVDMRRFGGLARYMKITWVTFMMGWLAILGIPPFSGFFSKDKIIEAAFIPTDGATWRAWVFGMVALVGAGITAFYMSRLFFMTFEGERRWTTRKDGSEQHPHESPALMTWPMIILAVGSVGLGLFLALGNRFTGWLEPVTGHVEHEEPVLPAGVLIALTLLVVVAGLVLAWRRYATATVPVVPPLGTALTRAARVDLYQDAVNDAVLVEPGQHLTRSLVYADHAVVDGGVKGVTHATVGLGALLRRLQTGYVRTYAATMLGGLVVLLVVVLAVQS; encoded by the coding sequence GTGCACTCAACTGCTCTCGCGGCGACCCTGCCCGCGCTGTCCCCCGTGGTGAACCCCGCAGGGGCCACCGCCTCGGGCGGCGTCTGGTCGTTCGCCTGGCTCGTCGTGGCCCTGCCGCTGGCGTCCGCGGCCGTGCTGCTGCTCCTCGGCCGGCGCTCCGACAGGTGGGGACACTGGCTCGGCGTGCTCGCGTCCGGCGGTGCGTTCGTCGTCGGCCTCCTCGCGATGCTCGAGGTCCTCGGCCAGGACGCGTCGTCCCGCGTGTGGGACCTGCGGCTCGGGACGTGGATCGACGCCGGTGCGCTGCACCTGGACGCGGGGCTGCGGTTCGACCCGCTGTCGCTCACGTTCGTGCTGCTCGTGACGTTCGTCGGCACGCTCATCCACGTGTACTCCGTGGCCTACATGGAGCACGACACGGACCGGCGCCGGTTCTTCGCCTACCTCAACCTGTTCGTCGCGGCGATGCTCCTGCTGGTGCTCGCCGACTCGTTCGCCCTGCTGTTCGTCGGGTGGGAGGGCGTGGGTCTCGCGTCGTACCTGCTGATCGGGTTCTGGAACCACAACACCCCGTACGCGGTCGCCGCGAAGAAGGCGTTCGTCGCGAACCGTGTCGGTGACGTGGGTCTGCTCGTGGCGATGGGGCTGATGTTCGCGCACTTCGGAGCGCTCGACTTCGGCACGGTCCTCGCCGACCCGGCGGCGCACGCGAGCGAGGGCACGCTCACCGCGATCGGCCTGATGCTGCTGCTCGCGGCCTGCGGCAAGTCGGCGCAGTTCCCGCTGCAGTCGTGGCTCGGCGACGCGATGGCCGGCCCGACGCCCGTCTCCGCGCTGATCCACGCCGCGACCATGGTCACCGCGGGCGTCTACCTGATCGTCCGCTCCGGGGCCGTGTTCGAGGCCGCGCCGACCGCGCAGCTCGTCGTCGTCGTCATCGGCGCGATCACCCTGCTGTTCGGGGCGATCGTCGGCTGCGCGAAGGACGACATCAAGAAGGCCCTCGCGGCCTCGACGATGTCGCAGATCGGCTACATGGTGCTCGCCGCGGGCCTCGGCCCCGTGGGCTACGCGTTCGCGATCTTCCACCTGGTGACGCACGGCTTCTTCAAGGCCGGCATGTTCCTCGGCGCCGGGTCCGTCATGCACGGCATGGACGACCAGGTCGACATGCGGCGCTTCGGCGGCCTGGCCCGCTACATGAAGATCACGTGGGTCACGTTCATGATGGGCTGGCTCGCGATCCTCGGGATCCCGCCGTTCTCCGGGTTCTTCTCCAAGGACAAGATCATCGAGGCCGCGTTCATCCCGACCGACGGTGCCACGTGGCGCGCGTGGGTGTTCGGGATGGTGGCGCTCGTCGGCGCGGGCATCACCGCGTTCTACATGTCGCGCCTGTTCTTCATGACGTTCGAGGGCGAGCGCCGCTGGACCACCCGCAAGGACGGCTCCGAGCAGCACCCGCACGAGTCCCCGGCGCTCATGACGTGGCCCATGATCATCCTCGCGGTCGGCTCCGTCGGCCTCGGCCTGTTCCTCGCGCTGGGCAACCGGTTCACCGGCTGGCTCGAGCCCGTCACGGGGCACGTCGAGCACGAGGAGCCCGTCCTGCCCGCCGGGGTGCTGATCGCGCTCACGCTGCTCGTCGTCGTCGCCGGTCTCGTCCTGGCGTGGCGCCGGTACGCGACCGCGACCGTGCCCGTCGTCCCGCCGCTCGGCACCGCGCTCACGCGCGCCGCGCGCGTCGACCTGTACCAGGACGCCGTCAACGACGCCGTCCTCGTGGAGCCCGGCCAGCACCTGACACGCTCGCTGGTCTACGCCGACCACGCGGTCGTCGACGGCGGGGTCAAGGGGGTCACGCACGCGACCGTCGGTCTGGGCGCGCTGCTGCGCCGCCTGCAGACCGGATACGTCCGCACGTACGCCGCGACGATGCTCGGAGGCCTCGTGGTCCTCCTCGTCGTCGTGCTGGCCGTCCAGAGCTGA
- a CDS encoding NADH-quinone oxidoreductase subunit M, which produces MSPDFPWLTTLIAWPVLGALVLWFAPKALRPRARVVALGVALVELVLLVLAFTAFDTADAGTVQLTETHRWIPAIGASYAVGVDGVGLALIAMSVLLVPLVVLAAWREQGSDTTTSDALRNYLALALVLEAFIVAVFSARDVFLFYVLFEAMLIPVYFMIGGYGGAERRYAAVKFLLYSLAGGLIMLVGVIALYLQGPRGEDGFLTDKLTGLDLSSGTERWLFVAFFIAFAIKAPMFPVHTWLPDAAEQAPAGTSTLLVGVLDKVGTFGMLTLCLPLFPNASRWAAPVVIVLALVSILYGALLAIGQKDLMRLIAYTSVSHFGFIVLGIFAFTSTSVAGSSFYMVNHGLSTGALFLVAGFLVARRGSQQIDAFGGLQKIVPVLSGLFLVAGLSALSLPGLSTFVSEFMVIVGTFGRHPAAAVVATLGVVLAAIYVLWTYQRIFTGPPRDEVAGFRDVTATERWAVAPLVAAMLVLGFVPGPALDLVRPPASVTLDVVGVQDVPAAALEGSDQ; this is translated from the coding sequence ATGTCGCCCGACTTCCCCTGGCTGACCACGCTGATCGCGTGGCCGGTCCTCGGTGCGCTGGTGCTGTGGTTCGCGCCGAAGGCGTTGCGTCCCCGGGCGCGCGTCGTGGCGCTCGGCGTCGCCCTCGTCGAGCTCGTCCTGCTCGTCCTCGCGTTCACCGCGTTCGACACGGCCGACGCCGGCACGGTCCAGCTCACCGAGACGCACCGGTGGATCCCCGCGATCGGCGCGTCCTACGCGGTCGGCGTCGACGGCGTGGGCCTCGCGCTCATCGCGATGTCCGTGCTGCTCGTCCCGCTCGTCGTCCTGGCGGCGTGGCGCGAGCAGGGCTCGGACACCACGACGAGCGACGCGCTGCGGAACTACCTCGCGCTCGCGCTCGTGCTGGAGGCGTTCATCGTCGCGGTGTTCTCCGCGCGGGACGTGTTCCTGTTCTACGTGCTGTTCGAGGCCATGCTCATCCCCGTCTACTTCATGATCGGCGGGTACGGGGGAGCCGAGCGGCGGTACGCCGCCGTGAAGTTCCTGCTGTACTCGCTCGCGGGCGGCCTCATCATGCTCGTCGGCGTCATCGCGCTGTACCTGCAGGGCCCGCGCGGCGAGGACGGCTTCCTCACGGACAAGCTCACCGGTCTCGACCTGTCGAGCGGCACCGAGCGGTGGCTGTTCGTCGCGTTCTTCATCGCGTTCGCGATCAAGGCGCCCATGTTCCCCGTGCACACGTGGCTGCCCGACGCCGCCGAGCAGGCGCCCGCCGGCACGTCGACGCTGCTCGTCGGCGTGCTCGACAAGGTCGGCACGTTCGGCATGCTGACGCTCTGCCTGCCGCTGTTCCCGAACGCGTCCCGCTGGGCCGCGCCGGTGGTCATCGTGCTCGCGCTCGTGTCGATCCTCTACGGCGCGCTGCTCGCGATCGGCCAGAAGGACCTCATGCGGCTCATCGCGTACACGTCGGTGTCGCACTTCGGGTTCATCGTGCTCGGCATCTTCGCGTTCACGTCGACCTCGGTCGCCGGCTCGTCGTTCTACATGGTCAACCACGGGCTCTCGACCGGTGCGCTGTTCCTCGTCGCCGGGTTCCTCGTCGCGCGGCGCGGCTCGCAGCAGATCGACGCGTTCGGCGGGCTGCAGAAGATCGTGCCGGTGCTCTCTGGCCTGTTCCTCGTCGCCGGCCTGTCGGCCCTGTCGCTGCCCGGCCTGTCGACGTTCGTGTCCGAGTTCATGGTCATCGTCGGCACGTTCGGCCGGCACCCGGCCGCGGCGGTCGTCGCGACGCTCGGCGTCGTCCTCGCCGCGATCTACGTGCTGTGGACCTACCAGCGCATCTTCACGGGACCGCCGCGCGACGAGGTCGCGGGCTTCCGCGACGTCACCGCGACCGAGCGCTGGGCCGTCGCGCCGCTCGTCGCCGCGATGCTCGTGCTCGGCTTCGTGCCCGGCCCCGCGCTCGATCTCGTGCGTCCGCCCGCGTCCGTGACGCTCGACGTCGTCGGCGTGCAGGACGTCCCGGCCGCTGCTCTCGAAGGGAGCGACCAGTGA
- the nuoK gene encoding NADH-quinone oxidoreductase subunit NuoK, with product MTLTHYLVLSGILFSVGAAAVLLRRNAIIAFMGVELMLNATNLCLVTFSRMHGELTGQVLAFFVMVVAAAEVVVGLAIIVAIFRTRRSASIDDVNLLKS from the coding sequence GTGACGCTCACCCACTACCTCGTGCTGTCGGGGATCCTGTTCTCCGTCGGTGCGGCGGCCGTGCTGCTGCGCCGGAACGCGATCATCGCGTTCATGGGCGTCGAGCTCATGCTCAACGCGACGAACCTCTGCCTCGTGACGTTCTCGCGCATGCACGGCGAGCTCACGGGCCAGGTGCTCGCGTTCTTCGTCATGGTCGTGGCCGCCGCCGAGGTCGTCGTCGGCCTCGCGATCATCGTCGCGATCTTCCGTACCCGTCGATCGGCGTCGATCGACGACGTCAACCTGCTGAAGAGCTGA